From the genome of Gracilinanus agilis isolate LMUSP501 chromosome 2, AgileGrace, whole genome shotgun sequence, one region includes:
- the LOC123234785 gene encoding cystatin-like: MAGSRLSLVLLPLLLIALVCAVHAEGKPHLIGGITDADVNEEGVQRAIHFALSEYNKASNDKFGHRMVRAIRIQKQLVAGIKYMLEIEISRTTCTKSVTDFSSCPLHEDPTLKKNSICNFVVYTVPWMSKISLLKDECRAA; this comes from the exons ATGGCCGGCTCCCGGCTTTCCCTAGTactgctgccgctgctgctgaTCGCCCTGGTCTGTGCTGTCCACGCCGAGGGGAAGCCTCACCTCATCGGCGGCATCACCGATGCGGACGTGAACGAAGAGGGTGTGCAGCGCGCGATCCACTTCGCCTTAAGCGAGTATAACAAGGCCAGCAATGACAAGTTCGGCCACCGAATGGTGCGGGCGATTCGAATTCAGAAGCAG CTGGTGGCTGGCATAAAATACATGTTGGAGATTGAGATTAGCCGAACCACCTGCACCAAGTCTGTGACTGACTTTTCAAGCTGCCCCCTTCATGAGGATCCAACTTTGAAAAAG aACTCCATCTGCAATTTTGTGGTGTACACTGTTCCTTGGATGAGCAAAATCAGCCTCCTGAAGGATGAGTGCAGGGCTGCCTAG